Genomic window (Musa acuminata AAA Group cultivar baxijiao chromosome BXJ1-9, Cavendish_Baxijiao_AAA, whole genome shotgun sequence):
CTCATTTTTCGATAAACTATCACAAAATGAATAATCCTAtcaagagaatatttttttatcttttaattgatgtaataataataataacaatagtaataataataataataataggatgTGATCCAAATCAATGAGTTGTTACACCTACTAACAAGTAACAAGAAAAAGTCCACCAACCCATCCAATTGCATATAGGACCACAAATAATATGTTTTATACTTGTAATGATCTAattagctaattgatattttaacCAAACAcattaatatcttaaattttatTGTCATTTCATCACCTAATTGCTACATTATATGCATCTTCTCTTCCTAACTCGTGTTTGTCATTTCCCTGAAATCAAGGAGAAGGGTTGACAAAGGCTTGTTGGCTATTAATGCTGTGGCTTTCTTTAGAAATGGAATGACATCAACACTACAATACAAAAAATGAAATTAAGTATTAAATTGGTAtaaaacaacaaaaataaatctTTTTGTGGATTTTTCATCAACAACCAGCATagtaaaagaaaaacaaacacaACTAGATAAGTAGATGAACTAAACAAATAATTATTACATTATAGAATATACTTTATATAAAGAATATTATCGATCAATCATCGTTCTCCTCATATCTGAAGACAAATAATTTATAGGCTATCTTCatctatataatatatatgaaaaagaaatcaaatcaagataGTCATAGTTAAAAGATGTCTTCAAATAATATTATACATAATATATTGTTCGTATATTACTATGTATAAAAGTTTACTTTTTAATATAGTTAAAaggttattttttttattgataactATACTTAATTATTTCGgattactaacttgagcatcgaaTGAACCAATTCGAAAAATCTCTCTCAAGCTCTTCGAGAGCACAATGTTTTTATCTTCAATGATCTTCTCGAAAGTTCGATATTTTCACCTTAAATGTATCTtagataatcctatgtatataaGTCTAAATCACATTAAGCTAATTTGACATCAATAACATCTTTCCCTAACAAAAACAAAAGTTCCTTACCAATTAAATATAACATCTCTCAAATACTATCGTGTATTATAGAGGTATGAAGTAAACAGCTAACTGTATTGTTAAGTTGGATGTGACaccatgattctttttttttttcttttgaatgaGCTTATTCCTTTGTATTTAGCTTCAATTTTGGACAATATCACATTTCATAGGACACTAAagcaataatataattttattttgataaaaacaTGCATGTGAATAATTAATATGAGAATTATCtatcagaagagagagagagagagagagagagagagagagagagagagagagagatatatatatatatatatatatatatatatatatatatatatatatatatatatatatatatatgatttgggGCCCATTTGAAGAAAGTGTAATCCAAGAAAAAGATGGTTTCACATTGACAAAGAGGTATAAAAAAAAGGGAGGAGTGAAGAAAAAGCTTAAAGGGGTGGGAAAAGAGAGGCGGCTCAGTAATGGGGGGCGCTGACTTGTTGACTTAGAAAGGAAGCCTTTGGGTCCTGTTTGATGATCTATCTAGTGAAGTAACGAAGGTGTCTATTATTTTAGTTGAtacaaaaaattttataatttttaatataaatttttgggtttaaattttttctttattagttatcctttaaaatataaaataaaataagtttattttttagtatttatTGAATATTCTTTTTCGTACAGATATTTTACTTGTGAAATGGTGGTGATAGTACAACAAAGTCAACTTTCATCGTCAATTCGATTTCGCTCATGCATTCTGTTCACATCTTCTCCATTAGTTACTTGGACACCGCGCATGAGGTCGAAAGTAGGTTGACTCACTCCTCTACAAGTGATTGGACGAATCCGCTAAGCTCTCGAACATTCATGCAGTACATAAATCGTGACAACCTCTACGTACTCTGGTCAACATTGGACCTCGTGGTGATGAATCAGAGATGCAATGGTCAAAATTGGACGAGTCGGGAATCAGGACGAAGATGACGCGACAAAAGCGACGGATTAGAGTCACAGATCGTCGGAAAACCTGTGTGCTCCGCCGAGAACACAGCAGTAGGTTTTGCACTCCCGTGGTGACTCACGTAGAAGAAGAAACCGGACCACGCTACGTCTCATGCCTGCCTGCCTGCACCCGTTTCTAGAATGGATGGGGATTAGTCgagtaatatattatatatacttattatattttatctaaaaaataaaaaagccaTCCGCAGGTATTACGTAAAtgagggtatatatatatatatatatatatatccgtacGTGAAGATCAAATCGGATTTGCATGAATTATTGAGTcaaaaggagggggggggggttatgGGGAGAcatttacgaaaatacccttggcGTCTTTAAGACACCGTCTTCGCTCGACCTCTCGCCGCCAACGTTTCGTCGTCTTCTTCTCCTGTTGCTGTGGTTGTATTGGAATCGTCTTGATCGGCCATGCCGCAAGTAAAAGATCTTGAAGCCCTCGTGTGTGGCGGCGGGGACACCAAGGTGGCCTGCGAGACCCAGATCGGGGCCGATGACCCGGACCTCCCGCCGGAGTCTATCATGGTGCGGATCGGCAGCGGCCGCGAGCTGTTCTGGGCAGAGGTGGGCGGCGCCGCCGTCTACGAGCGCGACGACTCGACCAAGGGGAACACGAACCCGAAGGCGCAGGCGCAGCAGCAGCACGCCAACCCCGCCTCCAGGCCCCGATCCAACTCGCAGCGTTTCTCCGGCGGCCTCCAGGCGAAGCCCCCCATCATCGGCATCCCCGGGAAGATCCAGCACCACTCCGGGTACCTCGGCCGCAGCGGCCGCCGTCCCGCCAACGCCCCCATCTTCCCCAAGAAACCTCCTCGCCCCGACCGCGGCGGAGAGGGCCGCAAGTCCGCGCTGCCCGACGAAGAGCCGGGTTCGCCCAAGGTGTCCTGCATCGGAAAGGTCCTGTCCGAGAGGGAACGGGACCGGTACCGGAGGCAGTGCCGCGGACCGCCGGAGcaagaggaggaggcggcggcaccTTCCGGCTGTTGGGCGATGTTCTTCTGCGGTGGGACAAAGCAGCGGCGTAGGAGCGCCGCGTCGGAGACCGTGCCGGTGGATTCGCCGGCCAAGGCGGCGGTGGATAGGAGGACGGCGGCGGAGCCACGGTTGGAGGTGCCGGGGCTAGGATCGATGATGCGGTTCGCGTCGGGGCGGCGGCCGGCGTCGTGGGGCGGGGACGGGGACGTGTCGGTCGACCTGGGGCCGTTGGATGGGGAGGCGACGGAGCTGGGCGGGCGGCGGTCGTTGGGGTCGCGGGAAGACGCGGAGCGGTAGCGGTAATACCGGCCTCTCCCTCGCAGGATTCTGATGCTGTTTCTGTTTCTGTTTCTGTTTCTGTTTCTCTCTACGCCCCGCACGCAATGGTTGATACGTACTgctgtttttgttttctgtttttgtTGTGTGCTTTTGGTTTGTTGTTGTTGTCCCCTATTTCGGCGGTATTTAGTGTGGGGGGGGATTGTAAATACGCGGACAGACGCGTGGCTTCCCCTGTTTTGCTGCTTGCTTCATGTAATATAATGATACTTGTCTCAATCTTACATTTGTTGGGAGTTTCTTTTTACTTGGAATCAACGTCAATCAATTAAGAAAGAAGACAATATCGTGAGTTATCTCAAAACTATTCCaggatgagatgagatgagatgagatgagatgagatttCAAGGCTCAAACAAGTTGTGGCCTGCCGGTAGATTGCATTCTTGTGGTTTTAGCTTATCATCtatataaaatatttgaaataccgAAACCATTCTGCAAGACAAACACTAACAATACTAAAACGTAATTCATTTTTCATTAAATTAAactaaaaattagaaaaactcaatggtgtaattatttatattatatttttcttcgATTGTCAAAGTGTGATGTGAGTCGGACAAACATATTCCAAATTGGACTACTAAAACCTCTAAAATAaggaaattttgaaatgattaatgaagaaattattgatattatattttCCTTTAATAGTTGAAGTCCGAGTTGAGCTGCACAAACTTTACAGTGTTAAGTTCGTAAATGAATTGTGTTGTACTCCATTGTAGAATTAAGCATGACACAATTCTTGGTATCTTAATCAAGTATAACCTagcaatattaaaaaattattctgtaattttttttattaatttttacatACACTTTTCTCTGGTGATCGAGACATGTGTTACAAAGTACCCTACCCAAATCTCTCTCTCTGGAGAAGATGCCACGCTACGTGAACTAAAAAGACTAAATGGAGAAGATGACAAACGCAGGCAGATGAACGCAATGACTAGATAAGACGTCTCCAGCAGTGATAGGAACACAATTTGGTGGTGTAGGCATCAAAGGAGAGGAATATGAGCACAGGTAGGAGACCATAATGCAACTACTTCCAACTACATCGAGTCGCATAGAGAGATTCCAACAGTGAGACTTCTTCTATGATAGAAAGCATTTCAAGTATCACTCGCTGCATATTGAAATCAATTATTGTCGAATCTTagatttcatataaaaccaaatcAAAGATGGGAAGAGACAAAAATGTAAAAGGCAAACTCAACTAACGTGATTGGAGGTTGGAAATACAGGATAATGGATCATATGATCAATGATTCGAAGATGAGGATTCGCTTAATACCAACTAAAGTTAACTGTGAAATGAAATACCATAAAATTGATGGAAATCACAGCATCAAAGCAATTCCTGTAGCTTTCATCATAATAAAAGCTGAATGTTCACCTCAAAAGTAGCAAAGCACATAAGTTATTTTTTGGCAAAATGACAGATAAAGCAATTCACCATTCAAAGCTACATAACTGTTTATAATGACCAAACTACGTCCCAAACCCACTGGGAATGAACTTGATGCAGATGAAGTTGATGAACTACagtctccttcctcttcttccaccCTTTCTTCGGGTGCTGTCTGTTGGAATCGGAGTTACATCCTCTGCAACCGAGAGAACAAACTCACTTTAGAATAGTAAAGACTTGCAAGTAGCAACAATCATCAAGAAAAGAGCTTGTTATGGCCCTCTGACAAATGATATGCTACCCCGGAGAGGTGGTATATATGCAGTGTGT
Coding sequences:
- the LOC135592382 gene encoding uncharacterized protein LOC135592382; amino-acid sequence: MPQVKDLEALVCGGGDTKVACETQIGADDPDLPPESIMVRIGSGRELFWAEVGGAAVYERDDSTKGNTNPKAQAQQQHANPASRPRSNSQRFSGGLQAKPPIIGIPGKIQHHSGYLGRSGRRPANAPIFPKKPPRPDRGGEGRKSALPDEEPGSPKVSCIGKVLSERERDRYRRQCRGPPEQEEEAAAPSGCWAMFFCGGTKQRRRSAASETVPVDSPAKAAVDRRTAAEPRLEVPGLGSMMRFASGRRPASWGGDGDVSVDLGPLDGEATELGGRRSLGSREDAER